Proteins encoded by one window of Erysipelothrix rhusiopathiae:
- a CDS encoding LytR/AlgR family response regulator transcription factor, with product MVRIVLCDDDNDVIEKYRYLIKRYVMSRGLEVELSSFSRGEDLIFELTDHYEEPDIIFLDVFMDEINGVEVAKQIRRMGYNSQIIFLTSSSDFVFDAFDVGSFNYLIKQDTDDTRFRTVLGQALTQIDKRSGDFFDCNFGAESRRIPFKDISHFEIYRRVMRVHFNNDEYFDFYETMDHLTTRLANRNFVRVHRSYLVNLNHIVLFKNQTLRLENGEELPIGKAYQSDVKQSFNKFVENNWE from the coding sequence ATGGTACGTATTGTCTTGTGTGACGATGATAATGATGTCATTGAGAAATATCGATATTTGATTAAGCGATATGTGATGTCGCGAGGATTGGAAGTTGAGCTAAGCTCATTTTCTCGGGGTGAGGATTTGATTTTTGAGTTAACGGATCATTATGAAGAACCAGATATTATTTTTCTAGATGTTTTTATGGATGAAATTAATGGTGTGGAGGTTGCAAAGCAAATCCGTAGGATGGGTTATAATTCGCAGATTATTTTTCTTACTTCATCATCAGATTTTGTTTTTGATGCCTTTGATGTGGGTTCATTCAATTATCTTATAAAGCAGGATACGGATGATACTCGTTTTCGTACCGTATTAGGACAAGCACTGACACAAATTGATAAACGATCGGGTGATTTTTTTGATTGTAATTTCGGGGCGGAATCACGACGTATTCCATTTAAAGACATATCTCACTTCGAGATTTATCGTCGTGTGATGCGTGTACATTTCAATAACGATGAATATTTTGATTTTTATGAGACCATGGATCACTTAACGACACGTCTAGCGAATCGGAATTTTGTTCGTGTACATCGTTCTTATCTCGTTAACTTAAACCATATAGTACTCTTTAAAAACCAGACACTTCGTCTTGAAAATGGGGAAGAGTTGCCGATTGGTAAAGCATACCAAAGTGATGTTAAGCAAAGTTTCAATAAATTCGTAGAAAACAATTGGGAGTAG
- a CDS encoding sensor histidine kinase — protein MRSYGNISLAICMILSSILVLFSRRFDFEAYVSYLFMLLVMFISFKIIYKISTTMAAYASVRHVFYFYTVRAFVFCMYSLITGMPIRYIASGKMSDLISFQTTCIFVIVLFIILQKFSVTTSRIQALFRNTDQVLFVTTMKLSLGFYLTIVSFGGRYTANDQWFTLMYLFTCIVVMGVAAIVVANSVRSCEALEYEKQTVALQKQLDMQVKHYKSYQVYTQSFREFRHDYKNTLSTINTLLRKNDYETAIHILDEMGVQMSDGLTTHPTYSNYGLLDAIMQEFANTCTNDGITFECTLYWDETIKLTELEIVRIFTNLLKNAYEAALLLPKEQRFVTVKSKLRDHWIDVMISNRFDGIYHEDLESTKTTDKGSRGLGFKIVRKTIEQLGGVTTWSVDDDVFKVVMNFPREHPVES, from the coding sequence ATGAGATCATACGGCAATATTTCGTTGGCAATTTGTATGATTTTAAGTTCGATATTAGTTCTTTTTTCGCGACGCTTTGATTTTGAAGCGTACGTCAGCTATCTTTTCATGCTTTTAGTTATGTTTATTAGTTTTAAAATTATTTATAAAATATCAACGACAATGGCTGCATATGCAAGTGTTCGGCATGTATTCTATTTCTATACTGTACGCGCTTTTGTGTTTTGTATGTATTCGTTAATTACAGGTATGCCAATTCGTTATATTGCATCGGGAAAGATGAGTGACTTGATCAGCTTTCAAACTACTTGTATTTTTGTGATTGTTTTATTTATAATTCTTCAAAAATTTTCTGTTACGACATCCCGAATTCAGGCTTTATTTCGGAATACAGATCAAGTTTTATTTGTGACGACTATGAAATTATCCCTGGGTTTTTATTTGACAATTGTTAGTTTTGGGGGGCGTTATACAGCCAATGATCAATGGTTCACGCTTATGTATCTCTTTACTTGTATCGTGGTTATGGGGGTCGCTGCAATTGTAGTAGCAAATTCCGTAAGATCGTGTGAAGCACTAGAATATGAAAAACAAACTGTCGCGCTTCAAAAACAATTGGATATGCAGGTGAAACACTATAAGTCGTATCAAGTTTATACACAATCGTTTCGTGAGTTTCGTCATGATTATAAAAATACACTCTCAACTATCAATACCTTGTTAAGAAAAAATGATTATGAAACGGCAATTCATATTTTAGATGAGATGGGGGTTCAAATGTCTGATGGTTTAACGACTCATCCGACATATTCGAATTATGGTTTACTAGATGCGATTATGCAGGAATTTGCGAATACGTGTACCAATGACGGAATTACCTTTGAATGTACACTCTACTGGGATGAAACGATTAAATTAACGGAGCTTGAAATCGTGCGCATTTTTACAAATCTCCTTAAGAATGCATATGAAGCAGCATTGCTTTTACCGAAAGAACAGCGTTTCGTTACAGTTAAATCGAAACTTCGTGATCATTGGATTGATGTCATGATTTCCAATCGTTTCGATGGGATTTATCATGAAGATTTGGAGAGCACCAAAACAACGGATAAAGGGTCACGAGGACTTGGATTTAAAATTGTTCGCAAAACCATTGAACAACTAGGTGGAGTAACAACTTGGTCAGTCGATGACGATGTATTTAAGGTTGTTATGAATTTCCCTCGAGAACATCCAGTAGAATCATAA
- the dinB gene encoding DNA polymerase IV, giving the protein MKQRYILHCDIDYCFAQIEIMKNPSLADVPMCVGGDESKRHGIVLARNPIAKAKGVKTAETLNEARRKCPGLVIVPPSFDDYLTISNQVKDIYREYTDKVESFGIDEAWVDISDSLLLFGKPGDIATEIRKRIKTEIGLTVSIGMSFNKIFAKLGSDLNKPDGLTILMESHVKSMIWPLPVQDLLYVGPSTQKSLNKMGIRTIGDLACADENQLHTHIGKMGSLLKSFANGDDTSEVNPHTDPAKSVGNGMTTPQDLVSIEEVRRVLFVLAESVSSRCRNIEKKGSVLRICIRNNQLETLSRQKKLNQPTNTVDQIVNESLFLIERYWDQKQPLRSITITLSDLVSTTQPIQLSLFDESVSAIDETIDSIRDRFGHHAIKRANVLLQKNLEKRNPKAHITSFGHNQ; this is encoded by the coding sequence ATGAAACAACGCTATATTCTACATTGTGATATTGACTACTGTTTTGCGCAAATTGAAATTATGAAAAACCCTTCCTTAGCCGATGTTCCAATGTGTGTTGGTGGTGATGAATCAAAACGACACGGTATCGTCCTAGCACGAAATCCGATAGCAAAGGCCAAGGGTGTGAAAACCGCAGAGACCTTAAATGAAGCTCGACGAAAATGTCCCGGTCTTGTGATTGTCCCTCCTTCATTTGATGACTACCTAACGATAAGTAATCAAGTTAAAGACATTTATCGCGAATATACGGATAAAGTTGAATCGTTTGGAATTGATGAAGCATGGGTTGATATTTCAGACTCTTTATTACTCTTTGGAAAACCGGGGGATATCGCCACCGAAATCCGCAAACGAATTAAAACAGAAATTGGTTTAACCGTCTCAATCGGTATGAGTTTTAATAAGATATTTGCGAAACTTGGATCCGATTTGAATAAACCTGATGGGCTAACGATTCTTATGGAATCTCATGTGAAATCGATGATTTGGCCGCTTCCCGTCCAAGATTTACTCTACGTTGGTCCTAGCACCCAAAAGAGTTTAAATAAAATGGGCATTCGCACCATTGGTGATCTTGCATGTGCGGATGAAAATCAGTTACACACTCATATTGGCAAAATGGGGAGTTTACTAAAGTCTTTTGCGAATGGTGATGATACTTCAGAGGTGAATCCACACACCGACCCTGCCAAATCAGTCGGTAATGGCATGACCACCCCGCAAGACCTTGTCTCAATCGAAGAAGTTCGACGCGTTTTATTTGTACTTGCGGAGTCTGTTTCAAGCCGGTGTCGTAACATTGAGAAAAAGGGAAGTGTCTTACGAATATGCATTCGTAATAACCAGCTTGAAACCCTATCAAGACAAAAGAAACTCAATCAACCTACTAATACGGTCGATCAAATTGTGAATGAATCGCTTTTCCTCATCGAACGCTATTGGGACCAAAAACAGCCTTTACGCAGTATCACCATTACACTTAGTGATCTCGTTTCCACCACCCAACCCATTCAACTATCTCTCTTTGATGAATCAGTATCCGCAATTGATGAAACCATAGACAGCATTCGAGATCGCTTTGGACATCATGCCATCAAACGAGCCAATGTCCTGCTTCAAAAAAACCTCGAGAAACGAAACCCCAAAGCTCATATCACCAGTTTTGGTCATAACCAATAA
- a CDS encoding LexA family protein produces MTLQELVSIFRARHELSLEEVGDAVGVSKSTVSRWEAGIIKKISLEKQERLSDLFKINVPDYWVYHFFKPVLGVVRAGYDLLAHQDIIAYEEVSKREYDQGDYFLKVVGDSMTGSRIYEGDLIFIKKTQDIVSGDIAVVLIQGDEVTVKRVILKDDLMILEATNPDYPTQYYNAEEVLMLPVEVIGKVLNVRVDF; encoded by the coding sequence ATGACATTACAAGAATTGGTTTCGATTTTTAGAGCACGGCATGAATTATCGTTAGAAGAAGTGGGGGATGCAGTAGGTGTAAGTAAATCGACGGTGTCTCGGTGGGAAGCAGGAATTATTAAAAAGATATCTTTAGAGAAGCAAGAACGCTTGTCAGATTTATTTAAAATCAATGTTCCGGATTATTGGGTTTATCATTTTTTTAAACCCGTTCTCGGTGTTGTAAGAGCAGGGTATGACTTATTAGCCCATCAAGATATTATTGCTTATGAAGAAGTTTCAAAACGGGAGTATGATCAAGGGGATTATTTTTTGAAGGTTGTGGGTGATTCCATGACGGGATCGCGTATTTATGAGGGTGATTTGATTTTCATAAAAAAAACGCAAGACATCGTCTCGGGTGATATCGCTGTTGTTTTAATTCAAGGCGATGAAGTGACGGTCAAGCGTGTTATTTTAAAAGATGATTTGATGATACTTGAGGCAACCAACCCGGACTATCCCACGCAATATTACAATGCAGAAGAAGTGTTGATGTTGCCGGTAGAAGTGATTGGGAAAGTCTTAAATGTTCGTGTCGATTTTTAG
- a CDS encoding CorA family divalent cation transporter, translated as MNLIIYQDAHTLSLPEYIRQSLTDKAELAHIRLLNGNFYIILNYPSSPENIQPICIEQIGLDFNLYCHESVSFSSDVRNTSLTDLLLHTLKNYEVMVQVINAKLSEYEESMENLVTKANIKALFSLSRKLIRYQTAINAIGDVTNYIVEAKPEALWLSELSSEYTNIRIEVNQLVQNIEMYQQIINSIVDVSESLFSNRLNKIMQTLTSITLVLSVPTFITSFYGMNIDLPFQDHPHALLIVFMFSFFLTLGVVIFLRKKDYF; from the coding sequence ATGAATCTTATAATCTATCAAGACGCTCACACACTTTCGCTCCCTGAATACATCCGTCAATCCTTAACGGATAAAGCAGAGCTTGCACATATACGACTCCTTAATGGTAATTTCTATATTATTCTTAACTATCCCAGTTCACCCGAGAACATTCAACCCATCTGTATTGAACAAATCGGTTTGGACTTTAATCTTTATTGTCATGAGTCCGTCTCTTTTTCGTCGGATGTTCGAAATACTTCCTTAACGGACCTTCTCTTGCATACGCTTAAAAACTACGAAGTCATGGTCCAAGTTATTAACGCCAAACTTTCTGAATATGAAGAGTCGATGGAGAATCTTGTTACGAAAGCAAACATTAAAGCACTTTTTAGCTTAAGTCGTAAGTTAATCCGATATCAAACAGCGATTAATGCTATTGGTGATGTTACTAACTATATCGTCGAAGCAAAACCCGAAGCCCTTTGGCTATCTGAACTTTCTTCTGAATACACAAACATCCGAATTGAAGTCAATCAATTAGTTCAAAATATCGAGATGTATCAACAAATTATTAACTCTATTGTTGATGTATCGGAATCACTTTTTTCAAATCGTTTAAATAAAATTATGCAAACACTCACATCAATTACGCTTGTACTCTCAGTACCAACATTCATCACAAGTTTTTATGGCATGAACATCGACTTACCATTTCAAGATCACCCGCATGCTCTATTAATTGTTTTTATGTTTAGTTTTTTCTTAACTCTTGGGGTAGTCATATTCCTGCGTAAAAAAGACTACTTCTAA
- a CDS encoding response regulator transcription factor, with translation MYKIMIIEDNDTIRNELSSFLKKNGYETTLITDFKNVMETFKQEVADCVLLDLSLPEVEGHYLAKEIRKISAVPIIVVTSRNSTMDELMSMNLGADDFITKPYNLQILLARLQSVLRRAYEKNDNAVTVLRGVELDTPRGMVRYMGQEQELTKNELRILSYLIANKGSIVSRQDLMQYLWNTDWFVDDNTLTVNINRLRKKLEEIGIVDFIETKRGMGYTIHEN, from the coding sequence ATGTATAAAATCATGATCATTGAAGATAACGATACGATTCGTAATGAATTGAGCAGTTTCTTAAAAAAGAACGGATATGAGACAACCCTCATTACTGATTTTAAAAACGTTATGGAAACGTTTAAACAAGAGGTGGCTGATTGTGTGCTTTTGGATTTATCACTTCCAGAAGTTGAAGGTCACTATCTTGCAAAAGAAATCCGTAAAATCAGTGCCGTTCCGATTATTGTCGTAACAAGTCGAAACAGTACGATGGATGAACTTATGTCGATGAACTTAGGAGCGGACGATTTTATTACCAAACCATATAATTTACAAATCCTATTGGCACGATTACAATCTGTTTTACGACGTGCTTATGAAAAAAATGATAACGCAGTAACTGTGCTTAGGGGTGTAGAGTTGGATACACCCCGTGGAATGGTACGCTATATGGGACAAGAACAAGAACTTACGAAAAATGAATTACGAATTCTTTCATATTTGATTGCGAATAAGGGGAGTATTGTTTCACGTCAAGATCTAATGCAGTACCTATGGAATACGGATTGGTTTGTGGATGATAATACCTTGACAGTAAATATTAATCGATTACGCAAGAAACTTGAGGAAATTGGAATTGTGGACTTTATCGAGACAAAGCGTGGGATGGGATATACAATTCATGAAAACTAA
- a CDS encoding sensor histidine kinase: MKTKDFLADKAYLLILVGVLEVVVLFFLTAVGVQHEIVGIVMFLLGLVLVVVLVVEFSRRKRFYDELLMNLEGLDQKYLLTEMIPEGCFLDATLWIEVMEEVNKSMADRVSDYKRRQEDYKEYIELWIHEVKTPLAGAKLIASNHSSAEMNLLMREMSHVENYLEQVLFYARSSSLEKDYMIQALNLNTHIRNVIKELAPIFIQRKIQIELDVTEANVYSDPKWLEFMIKQVLSNSLKYVDEGEGIVHVTTSIQEHSISLIICDNGPGIPVGDLERVFERGFTGERGRQNKQATGMGLYLVKTLSRKLNLDVKIESHEGTCVTFVFPKSQMMFK; the protein is encoded by the coding sequence ATGAAAACTAAAGATTTTTTGGCGGATAAAGCATATCTTCTGATTCTTGTTGGGGTTTTGGAAGTGGTTGTTTTGTTTTTCCTAACAGCAGTGGGTGTTCAACATGAAATTGTTGGGATTGTTATGTTTCTACTGGGCTTGGTGTTGGTTGTGGTATTGGTGGTAGAGTTTTCACGCCGAAAACGATTTTATGATGAACTGTTGATGAATTTGGAAGGTTTGGACCAAAAGTATCTTTTGACGGAAATGATTCCTGAGGGTTGTTTTTTGGACGCGACGCTTTGGATTGAAGTGATGGAAGAAGTGAATAAGTCGATGGCTGATCGTGTCAGTGATTATAAGCGTCGTCAAGAAGACTACAAAGAATATATTGAACTTTGGATCCATGAAGTTAAAACGCCCTTGGCCGGTGCAAAGTTAATTGCTTCGAACCATTCAAGTGCGGAGATGAATTTGTTGATGCGTGAAATGAGTCATGTTGAAAATTACCTTGAACAGGTGCTCTTTTATGCACGATCAAGTTCACTTGAAAAAGATTATATGATTCAAGCGCTCAATTTAAATACACACATTCGTAATGTGATTAAAGAACTCGCACCCATTTTTATTCAACGAAAGATACAAATTGAATTGGATGTAACCGAAGCAAATGTTTATAGTGATCCGAAGTGGCTTGAGTTTATGATAAAACAAGTGCTTTCCAATTCCTTAAAGTATGTGGATGAGGGCGAAGGCATTGTTCATGTTACAACTTCAATCCAAGAACATTCAATATCACTTATAATCTGTGATAATGGTCCAGGAATACCTGTAGGAGATTTAGAACGTGTCTTTGAGCGCGGGTTTACTGGTGAGCGTGGACGTCAAAATAAACAAGCGACAGGTATGGGCTTGTATCTTGTGAAAACCTTAAGCCGTAAACTCAATTTGGACGTTAAAATTGAGAGTCATGAGGGAACCTGTGTAACCTTTGTATTTCCAAAATCACAAATGATGTTTAAGTAA